The sequence CGCCGTTTTCGAAGGCTTTTAAGTGCAGATAAAGTGAGCCTGGCAAGCGCTCCTTAACCTCGCTTTTATAGTAGTGGTTTATGACTGATTTGCGGCTGGCACCTACTAGTAGTGGGCAGCCAAATTTTAAAAAATGCTCCAAATGCTTGATAAGCAATAAATTTTGTTCAGCCGTCTTGCCAAAGCCAATACCCACATCAAGCACTAGCTTTTTGGCACCAAGCTCCTTTGCTAGGGCTATCTTTTGCTCAAAAAAGTCTGCTATCTCGCCGATTAAGTCATTATATTTTGGTGCGACCTGCATAGTCGCAGGATCGCCTTGCATATGCATCATGCAAAACTCAGCGTCATATCGCGCTGCAAGCGTGGCAAGTGAGGCGTTTGCAGTGATGTCATTTATCATTTTAAAGCCATGACTTAGGGCAAATTCAAGGCAATAAGGATCAAAGCTATCAAGGCTAAATTTCGCCCTTTCATGTAAATTTAGCTTGTAAATTTCCTCTACGATATCCTTTATGCGTCTAAATTCCTCTTCACGACCGCAATACTCGCTCCCTGGCCTTGAGCTAACGCCACCAAGGTCGATATAGTATGCACCCGCTTCTATCATGTATTCTATTTTTGAAATACCATTTTGCGTATTTATGCGGCTTTGCTCGTTAAAACTATCTGTGTTTATGTTTGCAACGCCCATTATAAGAGGCTTTGTCGGCTTTATAAATTTTGTCTCTAAAAAGGCTGCCAAATTTTTAAGTCCAAAGTCTTGCAACTTCTCTTTTTTAGCTAGCTGCCTAAGCTGTGCATCTGTCG comes from Campylobacter concisus and encodes:
- the folP gene encoding dihydropteroate synthase; the encoded protein is MKFYKIDNKSDFDEICKAISPSPAGAKLMHEKSEINFIFIDEIKTPAANILKQDALSVGAELVTHKDTILGKQSLNKALLMATDAQLRQLAKKEKLQDFGLKNLAAFLETKFIKPTKPLIMGVANINTDSFNEQSRINTQNGISKIEYMIEAGAYYIDLGGVSSRPGSEYCGREEEFRRIKDIVEEIYKLNLHERAKFSLDSFDPYCLEFALSHGFKMINDITANASLATLAARYDAEFCMMHMQGDPATMQVAPKYNDLIGEIADFFEQKIALAKELGAKKLVLDVGIGFGKTAEQNLLLIKHLEHFLKFGCPLLVGASRKSVINHYYKSEVKERLPGSLYLHLKAFENGAQIIRTHDVAEHRQLFDMHEAMSQATLW